From Thermoleophilia bacterium, the proteins below share one genomic window:
- a CDS encoding cation transporter: MAESPMQWSIERNRCMFRHDIERPDECHDRVVMRAPHVHGPMMGSPRRIAVISVGAALLLIAIKLVTGLATGSLAFISEATHSGTDLVAALLALFAVGVAARPADRTHPYGHGKAEHLSALAEGAVLVIVSIWIAIAAIQRLVQGGDSVNAAWWVIGVAVLVMAIDLARTVTLIRAARVYSSAALKGSAMHFASDLAGTAAVLVGLLLVRAGVADADSVAALVVSVIVLVAAGRLMYENVEVLMDRVPDADERAVRAALEGLGPAVELRRLRMRSAGGRAFADVVVAVPPGELVGRAHAAADAVEEAIETAVPGADVVVHVERTDGEDDNIADRVLAVAHEVPRVREIHNVRILRLESGTEVSLHLKLPPDTLLGEADEVARAVEVAVMRDVSGITRVRSHLEPLGTPGAGRALVDDVVTHHAVRRVIAAECGRAPREVSLVGTGEGVVAYVIVALGADVTLAEAHDMSGRVRRRIRDDVPGIADAFVEARA; the protein is encoded by the coding sequence ATGGCCGAATCACCCATGCAGTGGTCAATTGAGCGAAATCGGTGCATGTTCCGGCACGACATCGAACGTCCGGACGAGTGCCATGATCGGGTGGTCATGCGCGCACCCCATGTCCATGGCCCCATGATGGGCTCACCCCGCCGCATCGCCGTCATCTCGGTGGGAGCGGCGCTGCTGCTCATCGCCATCAAACTGGTCACGGGGTTGGCCACCGGCAGTCTTGCCTTCATCTCGGAGGCCACTCACTCGGGCACGGACCTCGTGGCCGCCCTCCTCGCGCTCTTCGCCGTCGGCGTGGCCGCTCGTCCCGCCGATCGCACCCATCCCTACGGCCATGGGAAGGCCGAGCACCTGTCGGCGCTCGCCGAGGGCGCCGTGCTGGTGATCGTCAGCATCTGGATCGCCATCGCGGCCATCCAGCGGCTGGTGCAGGGGGGCGATTCCGTCAACGCGGCCTGGTGGGTCATCGGGGTTGCCGTGCTCGTTATGGCCATCGACCTCGCGCGCACCGTCACGCTCATCCGGGCGGCTCGTGTCTACTCGAGCGCAGCGCTCAAGGGCAGTGCCATGCACTTCGCGAGTGACCTCGCGGGTACCGCCGCAGTGCTGGTGGGTCTCCTACTGGTACGTGCCGGCGTGGCCGACGCCGACTCCGTTGCCGCCCTGGTGGTGTCGGTGATCGTGTTGGTCGCCGCTGGGCGCCTGATGTACGAGAACGTCGAGGTGCTCATGGACCGCGTTCCGGACGCCGACGAGCGGGCCGTGCGCGCGGCGCTCGAGGGCCTTGGCCCGGCCGTCGAACTGCGGCGGCTGCGCATGCGCTCGGCCGGTGGCCGGGCGTTCGCCGATGTCGTGGTTGCCGTCCCACCGGGCGAGTTGGTGGGGCGTGCCCATGCGGCAGCGGATGCCGTGGAGGAGGCCATCGAGACGGCCGTCCCCGGCGCCGACGTGGTGGTCCACGTGGAGCGGACCGACGGCGAGGACGACAACATCGCCGACCGTGTACTCGCCGTGGCCCATGAGGTCCCCCGCGTCCGGGAGATCCACAACGTGCGGATCCTCCGCCTCGAGTCCGGAACGGAGGTATCGCTGCACCTCAAACTGCCGCCGGACACCCTGCTCGGTGAGGCCGACGAGGTGGCGCGCGCGGTGGAGGTGGCCGTCATGCGTGACGTGTCCGGTATCACACGTGTGCGGTCGCACCTCGAGCCCCTCGGCACACCGGGTGCCGGGCGTGCCCTGGTGGATGATGTGGTCACCCACCACGCCGTGCGCCGGGTTATCGCGGCCGAGTGCGGGCGTGCCCCCCGTGAAGTGAGTTTGGTCGGCACCGGGGAGGGAGTGGTGGCGTACGTGATCGTGGCCCTGGGTGCCGATGTCACGCTGGCCGAGGCGCACGACATGAGTGGCCGGGTACGTCGGCGTATCCGTGACGATGTCCCGGGTATTGCCGATGCTTTCGTCGAGGCGCGGGCCTAG
- a CDS encoding 50S ribosomal protein L20, producing the protein MARVKRSVSARKKRRKVLAQAKGYWGTKHSSYRRAKEQVQRSGNYAYRDRRVRKRDFRRLWIARINAAARLNGLTYGELIHGLGLAAVELDRKMLADLAVHEPEHFAALCARAADARAAV; encoded by the coding sequence ATGGCCCGTGTTAAGCGATCCGTCTCCGCTCGGAAGAAGCGCCGCAAGGTTCTGGCGCAGGCCAAGGGGTACTGGGGTACCAAGCACTCGTCGTATCGCCGTGCGAAGGAGCAGGTCCAGCGCTCAGGTAACTACGCCTATCGTGACCGCCGCGTTCGCAAGCGCGACTTCCGTCGTCTGTGGATCGCCCGGATCAACGCGGCGGCACGGTTGAACGGCCTCACGTATGGCGAGTTGATCCACGGTCTCGGCCTCGCCGCCGTGGAACTTGATCGCAAGATGCTCGCGGACCTTGCCGTCCACGAGCCCGAGCACTTCGCCGCCCTGTGCGCGCGGGCCGCTGACGCCCGCGCGGCCGTCTGA
- a CDS encoding phenylalanine--tRNA ligase subunit beta — MKVPLEWLREVMPTDLSDTEIADRLTATGTAVETTITRGIPVTDGNREAFRVGKVLTALQHPDADRLHILSVDTGEGAPRPIVCGAANVAAGQTVAVAIPGAVLPDGHTLSAATLRGVESLGMVCSASELEVPGESDGIMVLSDDLVAGTSLLDVLPSAGTILELELTPNRGDCQGIVGIAREVHAITGEPLPALDLTLPPETGPGQVGDYVSVTVEATDLCPRYMTRVCVDVAVGPSPAWLVRRLNAAGMRSINNVVDITNYVMLLTAQPLHAFDLDRLAGPAIVVRRAAEGERITTLDGHERTLSSDHLVIADAERPAVIAGIVGAAFAEVAVGTTRVLLEAATFDGPTIIHTSLGLGLRTESSARFEKGQPRELPPVAMAIACRLMHELAAAALVPGVLDVYEPAPTRAPIALRHQRVADLLGVDIGADESAGILQRLGCTVTPATGAHMVEVPWHRAGDLQREIDLIEEVGRIHGFDRIPGVLPRVTARARLTPAQSIVRRVTRRAADLGLSETISYRFVAEQDADRLCLPGDDSRRHVVRLSNALSDEMAVMRRSLVPGLLRAVERNQRHQRRDGGIFEVGRTYAPAADGLADEPEEITAVLFGAPGARGWRQTPGDADVWAATGLAIALARAAGLEAIAEPGSGEPYLHPVRQAHITVGGRGIGIAGEVHPLVCQAFDVTGPVVIATLRVAGLTDARPTAPRTYVDLISVPVSTRDLAVIIPDSVPAARVIEVVRASGGELVHDVEVFDHYDGDQVPAGHVSLAVRTYIAAPGRTLTDDEIDAVTDRAVTALEQAVGATLRS, encoded by the coding sequence GTGAAGGTGCCTCTGGAGTGGCTGCGCGAGGTTATGCCCACCGATCTGAGCGATACGGAGATCGCCGATCGCCTCACGGCGACGGGCACCGCGGTCGAGACAACGATCACCCGGGGGATCCCCGTCACCGACGGCAACCGCGAGGCGTTCCGGGTGGGCAAGGTGCTCACCGCGCTGCAGCACCCCGACGCCGACCGCCTGCACATACTGAGCGTGGATACCGGTGAGGGGGCACCCCGCCCGATCGTGTGCGGGGCGGCCAACGTGGCCGCGGGCCAGACCGTAGCCGTTGCCATCCCGGGGGCCGTGCTGCCGGATGGGCACACCCTGAGCGCGGCGACGCTACGCGGGGTCGAGAGCCTCGGCATGGTGTGCTCAGCATCCGAGTTGGAGGTTCCCGGGGAGAGTGACGGCATCATGGTGCTGTCCGACGACCTTGTCGCCGGCACGTCGCTCCTCGATGTGCTGCCCTCCGCCGGAACGATTCTCGAACTGGAGCTCACGCCCAACCGGGGTGACTGTCAGGGCATCGTCGGGATCGCCCGCGAGGTCCACGCCATCACCGGTGAGCCGCTGCCCGCGCTCGACCTGACGCTGCCACCCGAGACCGGTCCCGGTCAGGTCGGCGACTACGTGTCGGTCACGGTGGAGGCCACCGATCTCTGCCCGCGCTACATGACTCGCGTGTGTGTGGATGTGGCCGTGGGTCCGTCGCCGGCGTGGCTGGTCCGTCGGTTGAACGCCGCCGGCATGCGCAGCATCAACAACGTGGTGGACATCACGAACTACGTGATGTTGCTCACGGCGCAGCCGCTCCATGCGTTCGACCTCGACCGCCTCGCGGGACCGGCGATCGTCGTGCGGCGGGCCGCTGAGGGGGAACGCATCACCACGCTCGACGGCCATGAGCGCACGTTGTCGTCGGATCATCTCGTTATCGCCGACGCGGAGCGACCGGCGGTGATCGCGGGCATCGTCGGTGCCGCGTTCGCCGAAGTGGCGGTGGGCACCACACGCGTGCTGTTGGAGGCCGCGACGTTCGACGGCCCGACGATCATCCACACCTCGTTAGGTCTCGGACTCCGCACCGAGTCGAGCGCGCGGTTTGAGAAGGGGCAGCCGCGTGAGCTTCCGCCCGTGGCCATGGCCATCGCGTGTCGCCTGATGCACGAGCTGGCTGCCGCGGCGCTGGTGCCCGGGGTCCTCGACGTCTATGAACCCGCGCCGACCCGCGCGCCCATCGCTCTGCGCCACCAGCGCGTGGCGGACCTCCTTGGGGTGGACATCGGCGCCGACGAGAGCGCCGGCATCCTTCAGCGTCTGGGGTGCACGGTGACCCCGGCGACGGGGGCGCACATGGTGGAGGTGCCGTGGCATCGCGCCGGCGACCTGCAGCGCGAGATCGACCTCATCGAGGAGGTCGGGCGTATCCATGGGTTCGACCGCATTCCGGGGGTGCTGCCGCGAGTGACCGCCCGGGCACGCCTGACCCCTGCGCAGTCCATCGTTCGTCGCGTGACTCGTCGGGCCGCTGATCTGGGGTTGTCGGAGACCATCTCGTACCGCTTCGTCGCTGAGCAGGATGCCGATCGATTGTGTTTACCGGGCGACGATTCGCGTCGGCACGTCGTCCGCCTGTCAAACGCGTTGTCGGACGAGATGGCCGTGATGCGTCGGTCGCTCGTCCCCGGCTTGCTCCGTGCCGTGGAGCGGAACCAGCGCCACCAGCGTCGTGATGGCGGCATCTTCGAGGTGGGGCGTACCTACGCGCCGGCGGCCGACGGACTCGCTGATGAGCCCGAGGAGATCACGGCCGTGCTGTTTGGCGCCCCCGGTGCACGGGGATGGCGGCAGACACCGGGGGATGCAGACGTGTGGGCGGCCACGGGCCTCGCCATCGCGCTCGCGCGCGCGGCCGGACTGGAGGCCATCGCCGAGCCCGGCTCCGGCGAGCCCTACCTGCACCCGGTGCGTCAGGCGCACATCACGGTGGGTGGCCGAGGAATCGGGATCGCCGGCGAGGTGCACCCGCTCGTCTGCCAGGCGTTCGACGTGACGGGCCCCGTGGTCATCGCCACGCTTCGGGTGGCCGGGCTCACCGATGCCCGTCCCACTGCGCCGCGCACGTACGTGGACCTGATCTCGGTGCCCGTCTCTACGCGCGACCTCGCCGTGATCATTCCCGATTCGGTGCCCGCCGCCCGCGTGATCGAGGTGGTACGGGCGTCGGGTGGCGAGTTGGTGCACGACGTCGAGGTGTTTGACCACTACGACGGTGATCAGGTACCCGCGGGGCATGTGAGCCTCGCGGTGCGCACCTACATCGCCGCCCCGGGGCGTACGCTCACCGACGATGAGATCGACGCCGTCACGGACCGCGCGGTGACCGCGCTCGAGCAGGCCGTCGGGGCGACGCTGCGCTCGTGA
- a CDS encoding SIS domain-containing protein has product MTDRADTGLWSDMLLTPETVSATVLQADGFDDVATLLTAPGVRRVIVTGNGAQWHVALAMWLAWLQISEPPVEVLAVPGGLVARGGFPWRDGDRLLALSSSGEFRDVIEAIASGAPRPIAAITANAESTIGRAADAHALVRVETLRARTHTQGYAGSLAAGLSVLARMADDSGLRTALNDVGERLAPLVERAAATPRDAGPRPHAGVCVGTGSAWPAALHAALCLREVAILPVDGYETREGATTGRFSVVPGDLAVTIAGPRPDPLMHEATSILTDAGARVVAVAGDAHADASLAPILALPQVIALAIDLAQMADLDADAPAWADAYDRTSRGPSR; this is encoded by the coding sequence ATGACCGACCGGGCGGACACCGGGCTCTGGTCGGACATGCTCCTGACGCCGGAGACGGTGTCCGCCACGGTGTTGCAGGCGGATGGCTTCGATGATGTCGCCACGCTGCTCACCGCCCCCGGCGTGCGCCGGGTGATCGTCACCGGTAACGGGGCGCAGTGGCACGTAGCCCTCGCGATGTGGCTGGCCTGGCTACAGATATCCGAACCCCCCGTGGAGGTACTGGCCGTGCCGGGTGGTCTGGTGGCACGGGGGGGATTCCCATGGCGTGATGGGGACCGACTGCTGGCGCTCTCAAGTTCCGGCGAGTTCCGCGACGTCATCGAGGCCATCGCGTCCGGCGCACCACGTCCCATCGCCGCCATCACGGCCAACGCCGAGTCCACAATCGGGCGGGCCGCAGACGCCCATGCGCTCGTGCGTGTGGAGACCCTCCGCGCGCGAACACACACGCAGGGGTACGCCGGATCCCTCGCGGCGGGCCTCTCCGTACTCGCGCGCATGGCGGACGATTCTGGACTGCGCACCGCCCTCAACGACGTGGGCGAGCGCCTTGCACCCCTCGTCGAGCGGGCGGCGGCGACACCACGGGATGCGGGGCCGCGCCCCCATGCCGGGGTGTGCGTGGGTACCGGATCGGCGTGGCCTGCCGCCCTTCACGCCGCCCTGTGCCTGCGCGAGGTGGCCATCCTCCCCGTCGACGGGTACGAGACCCGCGAGGGAGCCACCACCGGACGGTTCTCGGTTGTCCCCGGCGACCTCGCAGTGACCATCGCGGGCCCGCGCCCGGATCCCCTCATGCACGAGGCCACGAGCATCCTCACCGACGCCGGTGCCCGCGTGGTTGCGGTGGCCGGGGACGCACACGCCGATGCGTCCCTTGCGCCGATTCTCGCCCTGCCGCAGGTCATCGCCCTTGCCATCGACCTCGCACAGATGGCGGATCTCGATGCCGATGCTCCGGCATGGGCCGATGCATACGACCGCACGTCGCGTGGCCCTAGCCGGTGA
- a CDS encoding 50S ribosomal protein L35, translating to MPKMKTHKAASKRFRVTPKGKIVYVHSGLRHNLEHLSSKSHRAIKRPATLAEADRPAILRLLGRR from the coding sequence ATGCCCAAGATGAAGACCCATAAGGCCGCCTCCAAGCGCTTCCGCGTCACGCCGAAGGGCAAGATCGTGTACGTGCACTCGGGGCTACGGCACAATCTCGAGCACCTTTCGAGCAAGAGCCACCGCGCGATCAAGCGCCCGGCCACGCTCGCCGAGGCTGACCGGCCGGCGATTCTCCGGCTTCTGGGAAGGCGGTAG
- a CDS encoding M48 family peptidase has product MPTLDIWGRSIPYVLVRNPRSSNVRMTLTPDGLRVSAPTHLPDAQIERAVLSKERWLLRHHDRLVPHPPSPLTDGDMLPFLGGEVELGVREAGRPGITFHPEEGRLAIATRRPDDVRDLVERAYRDAARHWFRTACAVEAIRMGVTPGTIGVRDPTTRWGSCSARGALGFSWRLMMAPLRVAEYVVVHELAHLERMDHSPAFWAIVARHRPDHAADSAWLKDHGHWLARSPGHGPRPAGP; this is encoded by the coding sequence ATGCCGACGCTTGACATCTGGGGGCGCAGCATCCCGTACGTGCTGGTGCGCAACCCCCGGTCCTCCAACGTGCGCATGACATTGACGCCGGACGGCCTCAGGGTATCGGCCCCCACCCACCTCCCGGACGCCCAGATCGAACGCGCCGTGCTGTCGAAGGAGCGCTGGCTGCTGCGACACCACGACCGTCTGGTACCCCACCCTCCATCCCCTCTCACCGACGGCGACATGCTTCCGTTCCTAGGTGGTGAGGTGGAACTCGGGGTGCGCGAGGCCGGGCGCCCGGGGATCACGTTTCACCCCGAGGAGGGGCGCCTAGCCATTGCCACGCGGCGGCCCGACGACGTCCGCGATCTGGTGGAGCGCGCCTACCGCGACGCCGCCCGGCACTGGTTCCGCACCGCGTGCGCCGTCGAGGCGATCCGTATGGGGGTGACACCAGGCACCATCGGTGTGCGTGACCCGACCACCCGCTGGGGGTCGTGCTCGGCCCGCGGAGCACTCGGGTTCAGTTGGCGACTCATGATGGCCCCGCTACGCGTGGCCGAGTACGTCGTCGTCCACGAGCTCGCCCACCTGGAGCGCATGGACCACTCGCCGGCGTTCTGGGCCATCGTCGCCCGCCACCGCCCCGACCACGCCGCAGACTCGGCATGGCTCAAGGACCACGGCCACTGGCTGGCCCGCTCGCCCGGGCACGGTCCGCGACCCGCTGGCCCCTAG
- a CDS encoding RNA methyltransferase encodes MKVKRLQQKRTRREERLLVAEGEDVVQAALDHGIVPSLLIFDEERVAEDDPRVLATSSVRERYMVSTRLMGGISTMAQPPRILGVFPQPGPYHFRSVAMPPTIGVYLAGVADPGNVGTLVRTSAALGADWLALGPGSADVAHPRAVRAAMGATFTLPLLEGVRPEDLVTVEGFRIVAAVAHGGEAPWDVDLTVPTVLALGAERAGLDPVMDALRASVEVVEVTIPQADGAESLNVSAAGAVLLAERLRQSIRMPRS; translated from the coding sequence GTGAAGGTGAAGCGCCTGCAGCAGAAGCGCACCCGTCGTGAGGAGCGGCTACTGGTCGCCGAGGGCGAGGACGTCGTGCAGGCGGCGCTCGATCATGGGATCGTGCCGTCTTTGCTCATCTTCGACGAGGAGCGGGTGGCAGAGGATGACCCGCGCGTGCTCGCCACCTCGTCGGTGCGTGAGCGCTACATGGTGAGTACCCGCCTGATGGGCGGCATCAGCACGATGGCGCAACCGCCACGCATTCTCGGGGTCTTTCCCCAGCCGGGGCCATACCACTTCCGCAGCGTCGCCATGCCGCCGACGATCGGTGTGTATCTCGCAGGCGTGGCCGATCCGGGGAACGTGGGCACGCTCGTCCGCACATCCGCCGCGCTCGGCGCCGACTGGCTGGCGCTCGGTCCCGGGTCGGCCGATGTGGCGCATCCGCGCGCGGTACGCGCGGCGATGGGAGCGACGTTCACCCTCCCGCTGCTCGAAGGCGTGCGCCCCGAGGACCTCGTCACCGTTGAGGGCTTTCGCATCGTGGCCGCCGTGGCGCACGGGGGCGAGGCGCCCTGGGATGTTGACCTCACCGTGCCCACCGTGCTTGCGTTGGGTGCCGAGCGTGCCGGCCTCGACCCGGTTATGGACGCCTTGCGCGCATCGGTGGAGGTGGTGGAGGTGACCATTCCGCAGGCCGACGGGGCGGAGTCGCTCAATGTGTCGGCCGCGGGCGCGGTGCTGCTCGCGGAGCGCCTGCGGCAGTCCATTAGAATGCCACGGTCATGA
- a CDS encoding phosphodiester glycosidase family protein: MSAHRAARPRRYRPMCAKRWSRRRVRFNSPDHPGCHGTLSPEASDDTGLNTPVLRRALLPIALVATIVTPALGTVTPIATNGVAAGRTTSIVPGITYAVIRRPGPQVLHVVTYRANARLRIAPVQASGLLTNRATLTSAMQARLAAGATAGINADYFNLATGTPSGVLAIGTGLLASPEGARAALTIGAGGILAVGRLSLSGRYQALDETGATPFPIHTFRAVNRPLPTSVTSDVVVYTPDYGAATPALAGAEVTVALDDGVGLTTNTRLMGTVIAQTTGGGSLIAPGQVVISGTGESGTSIVVELPIGARVEIEAAVPGIAPDVWGAVGGGPMIVEGGIPVSDAGEGFTRSQRTGRTTRTAVGQTADGAILMVVSEGPQQGVRGYSSAEQGVMMASLGAIEAIGFDSGGSSLMAIGQNQLIPWSRERRIADALVAYYAGAQLSIPTDNRVTPNGDGVADQLTLGAQSPVAGRTVVTITSRDGGFAATPVDITGDPAYTPITIDPSVLGMADGPYTVTTFLTPLDSSEPTSQARQIVVDGTLGSLRVASRTTSTGTTRKVAVATSFTLSRPARVTITVATSTGRVVATIARNRSLADGRHSLTWRGMIGTSTAPVGGYSVTVLARGPYGQSGLRGTVRIK, translated from the coding sequence ATGAGCGCGCACAGAGCAGCCAGGCCGCGGCGGTACAGGCCTATGTGCGCCAAACGGTGGAGTCGGCGGCGCGTGCGCTTCAATTCCCCTGACCACCCCGGGTGCCACGGGACCCTGTCCCCCGAGGCATCCGATGACACGGGCTTGAATACCCCCGTGCTCCGCCGCGCCCTTCTCCCCATCGCCCTTGTGGCCACCATCGTGACACCCGCCCTCGGCACGGTCACGCCGATCGCCACCAACGGCGTGGCGGCGGGCCGGACGACGTCCATCGTCCCGGGAATCACCTACGCGGTAATACGGCGCCCAGGGCCCCAGGTGCTGCACGTGGTCACCTACCGGGCCAACGCCCGGTTGCGCATTGCACCCGTACAGGCGTCAGGATTGCTCACGAACCGCGCCACACTCACCTCCGCCATGCAGGCGCGTCTGGCCGCCGGGGCCACGGCGGGGATCAACGCCGACTACTTCAACCTCGCCACCGGTACTCCGAGCGGCGTGCTGGCCATTGGCACAGGACTCCTCGCGAGCCCCGAGGGCGCGCGGGCGGCGCTCACGATCGGCGCGGGCGGGATTCTCGCCGTCGGTCGCCTCTCGCTGTCCGGGCGCTACCAGGCCCTCGATGAGACGGGCGCCACCCCCTTCCCCATCCACACCTTCCGTGCCGTCAACCGACCGCTCCCCACCTCCGTGACCTCCGACGTGGTGGTGTACACGCCCGATTATGGTGCGGCAACGCCCGCTCTCGCGGGAGCCGAAGTGACCGTCGCTCTCGACGACGGCGTCGGCCTCACCACCAATACGCGCCTGATGGGAACCGTCATCGCCCAGACGACGGGGGGCGGGAGCCTCATCGCACCGGGTCAGGTGGTCATCTCAGGGACGGGCGAATCGGGGACCTCGATCGTCGTCGAACTACCGATTGGTGCTCGCGTGGAGATCGAGGCCGCCGTCCCCGGGATCGCTCCGGATGTCTGGGGCGCCGTGGGTGGTGGCCCGATGATCGTTGAGGGCGGGATACCCGTATCCGATGCGGGGGAAGGATTCACGCGGTCCCAACGCACTGGACGGACTACCCGTACGGCCGTGGGGCAGACCGCCGACGGGGCGATCCTCATGGTCGTCTCTGAGGGTCCGCAGCAGGGCGTGCGGGGGTATTCCAGCGCCGAGCAAGGCGTGATGATGGCGTCGCTCGGTGCGATCGAGGCCATCGGGTTTGACTCCGGCGGGTCCTCCCTCATGGCCATCGGCCAGAACCAGCTCATCCCGTGGTCGAGGGAGCGTCGAATCGCCGATGCCCTCGTCGCGTACTACGCGGGCGCCCAACTTTCCATCCCGACCGACAATCGTGTGACTCCGAACGGCGACGGCGTTGCCGACCAACTGACCCTCGGAGCACAGTCGCCCGTGGCCGGGCGAACAGTCGTCACCATCACGAGCCGCGATGGTGGCTTCGCGGCCACGCCGGTGGATATCACGGGCGACCCGGCCTATACGCCCATCACGATCGACCCATCCGTGCTCGGCATGGCGGATGGCCCGTACACCGTCACGACGTTCCTCACACCGTTGGACTCGTCGGAACCGACGAGTCAGGCCCGTCAGATCGTGGTGGACGGAACCCTCGGTTCACTGCGCGTGGCATCGCGCACCACGAGCACGGGCACGACACGAAAGGTCGCCGTGGCCACGTCGTTCACGCTCTCGCGCCCCGCGCGGGTCACCATCACGGTGGCGACGTCGACCGGACGCGTGGTGGCGACCATCGCACGCAACCGATCGCTGGCCGACGGTCGCCACTCGCTCACTTGGCGCGGGATGATCGGAACATCGACCGCACCCGTTGGCGGCTATTCCGTCACCGTGCTCGCCCGTGGGCCCTACGGCCAATCGGGGCTACGGGGCACCGTCCGCATCAAGTAG
- a CDS encoding phenylalanine--tRNA ligase subunit alpha, with product MSLIPDLDVFASEAVAEIGVAADLGALEQVRVRLLGRKAPLTELLGSIGALPPEDRGRVGKNGNAVRRAIEAALIARHAVLAGEAMGSALVADRADVTLPGDRFPIGALHPISQVRLEVEDIFLGMGYSVADGPEVETGFNNFTALNTPDGHPARSESDTFFVAGGERDEVLLRTQTSPVQIRTMLATPPPIYVIAPGTVYRRDDVDATHSPMFHQVEGLAVDEGLSFAHLTGTITYFLRELLGDREVRVIPHFFPFTEPSVDVSVSWTGRDGRTEWLEVAGAGMVDPNVFVNVGYDPERWTGFAFGFGLDRIAMIRHQISDIRLLYSGDLRFLEQFS from the coding sequence ATGAGTTTGATCCCCGATCTCGATGTCTTCGCGAGCGAAGCGGTGGCCGAGATCGGCGTCGCCGCCGATCTCGGCGCCCTCGAACAGGTGCGCGTCCGGCTCCTCGGTCGCAAGGCACCCCTCACCGAACTGCTCGGGTCCATCGGCGCGCTTCCCCCGGAGGATCGTGGTCGGGTGGGCAAGAACGGCAACGCCGTGCGCCGGGCAATCGAGGCGGCGCTCATCGCCCGCCACGCGGTGCTGGCGGGCGAGGCCATGGGCAGCGCACTCGTGGCGGATCGCGCCGATGTCACGCTGCCGGGTGACCGGTTCCCCATCGGCGCGTTGCATCCCATCTCACAGGTACGCCTCGAGGTGGAGGACATCTTTCTAGGGATGGGCTACTCCGTGGCCGACGGTCCCGAGGTGGAGACCGGCTTCAACAACTTCACCGCGCTCAACACGCCGGACGGTCACCCCGCGCGCTCCGAGAGTGACACGTTCTTCGTTGCGGGCGGTGAGCGGGACGAGGTGCTCCTCCGCACCCAGACCTCGCCCGTGCAGATCCGCACGATGCTGGCGACGCCGCCGCCCATCTACGTTATCGCCCCGGGCACGGTGTACCGCCGCGACGACGTGGATGCCACGCACAGCCCCATGTTCCATCAGGTGGAGGGGCTGGCCGTGGACGAGGGCCTGTCGTTTGCACACCTCACAGGCACCATCACCTACTTCCTGCGTGAACTCCTCGGGGACCGCGAAGTGCGAGTGATTCCGCACTTCTTCCCGTTCACCGAGCCGTCGGTGGACGTGAGCGTGTCCTGGACTGGCCGGGATGGCCGCACCGAATGGCTGGAGGTCGCGGGCGCCGGAATGGTGGATCCCAACGTCTTCGTCAACGTGGGCTACGACCCCGAGCGGTGGACCGGCTTCGCCTTTGGCTTCGGGCTCGATCGGATCGCGATGATCCGCCACCAGATCTCCGACATCCGGTTGCTCTACAGCGGCGACCTCCGGTTTCTGGAGCAGTTCTCGTGA
- a CDS encoding translation initiation factor IF-3, whose protein sequence is MIRLIDESGDNRGEMRTQEAMEHAIGLNLDLVEVAPEARPPVCRIMDYGKWRYEQEQKAKQARKHQSTITIKEIKFRPKIDPHDYDTKKGHVLRFLRNRDKVKVTIMFRGRELMHPERGEALLLRLADEVVDMAIIESRPNLDGRNMIMMLAPLKETVVRLAKEDGVVPPVATEIEPAAEISPEIAASS, encoded by the coding sequence ATGATCCGGCTCATCGACGAGAGTGGCGACAATCGGGGGGAAATGCGCACCCAGGAGGCCATGGAGCACGCCATCGGGCTCAACCTCGACCTCGTCGAGGTTGCTCCCGAGGCCCGCCCGCCCGTGTGCCGGATCATGGATTATGGCAAGTGGCGCTATGAGCAGGAGCAGAAGGCCAAGCAGGCGCGGAAGCACCAGAGCACGATCACCATCAAGGAGATCAAGTTCCGGCCGAAGATCGATCCGCACGACTACGACACCAAGAAGGGCCATGTCCTTCGGTTCCTCAGGAACCGTGACAAGGTCAAGGTTACGATCATGTTCCGGGGGCGCGAACTCATGCACCCGGAGCGCGGAGAGGCCCTCCTCCTCAGGTTGGCCGACGAGGTTGTGGACATGGCAATCATCGAGAGCCGCCCGAACCTTGACGGACGTAACATGATCATGATGCTCGCTCCGCTGAAGGAAACGGTCGTGAGGCTCGCCAAGGAGGATGGCGTTGTTCCCCCCGTCGCAACCGAGATAGAGCCCGCCGCAGAGATATCACCCGAGATCGCAGCATCTTCCTAG